Proteins co-encoded in one Deltaproteobacteria bacterium genomic window:
- a CDS encoding phosphoglycerate dehydrogenase: MKVLALDNLQQVGIDVFIKEGIEVDVKGKMTPEELAAVISNYDGVVVRGATKATAASFENASRVKVIGRAGSGTDNIDKVAATKKGVVVMNTPGGNTVTTGEHAVAMMMALARQIPQATASMKAGKWEKNKFMGAELTDKVLGVVGLGAIGKVVAERGLGLKMTVIAFDPYVSKEDAGRLGVEMVTLDDLYRRSDFITFHTPLTPETKGMVNAGTIAKMKDGVCIVNCARGALVNEADLLAALESKKVKGAALDVFATEPPPTDLPLLSHPNVILTPHLGASTTEAQEKVAVLIAEQICDFLKKGTIRNSVNFPSVAGELLPTLKPFLLLGERLGAFLGQLLNAPVKELKVEYHGEVGKLATAPVTISVLKGLLQYQTEEVNLVNARMVAEERGIKVSEAKAPKSDPYASLLRVIAVTEKGELSVSGTVFAGAPKVVQIDAFLIEADLAGGILMLQNQDVPGVVGRVGTFLGEKGINIAGLQLGRKEVGGTAVSLINVDNAVPENVLAQLRKLPNITAANYLTF, encoded by the coding sequence ATGAAGGTTCTGGCGCTGGACAACCTGCAGCAGGTCGGGATCGACGTGTTCATCAAGGAAGGGATCGAGGTCGACGTCAAGGGGAAGATGACGCCCGAGGAGCTGGCGGCGGTCATCAGCAACTACGACGGAGTCGTCGTCCGCGGCGCCACCAAGGCGACCGCCGCGTCGTTCGAGAACGCCTCCCGGGTCAAGGTGATCGGGCGCGCGGGGAGCGGCACCGACAACATCGACAAGGTGGCGGCCACCAAGAAGGGCGTGGTCGTGATGAACACCCCGGGAGGAAACACCGTGACCACCGGGGAGCACGCCGTTGCGATGATGATGGCGCTGGCCCGCCAGATCCCGCAGGCCACCGCGTCGATGAAGGCGGGGAAGTGGGAGAAGAACAAGTTCATGGGGGCCGAGCTCACCGACAAGGTGCTGGGCGTGGTCGGGCTGGGCGCGATCGGCAAGGTCGTAGCGGAACGGGGGCTGGGGCTGAAGATGACGGTGATCGCGTTCGACCCGTACGTGTCGAAGGAGGACGCCGGGCGGCTCGGCGTCGAGATGGTGACCCTCGACGACCTGTACCGGCGGTCGGATTTCATCACCTTCCACACGCCGCTCACTCCCGAGACGAAGGGAATGGTGAACGCCGGGACGATCGCGAAGATGAAGGACGGCGTCTGCATCGTCAACTGCGCCCGCGGCGCGCTGGTGAACGAGGCCGACCTTCTGGCGGCGCTCGAGTCGAAGAAGGTGAAGGGCGCGGCGCTCGACGTGTTCGCGACCGAGCCGCCGCCGACCGACCTTCCGCTTCTTTCCCATCCGAACGTCATCCTCACGCCCCACCTGGGCGCCTCCACCACGGAGGCGCAGGAGAAGGTGGCGGTCCTGATCGCCGAGCAGATCTGCGACTTCCTGAAGAAAGGGACCATCCGCAACTCCGTGAACTTCCCGTCGGTCGCGGGCGAACTGCTCCCCACGCTGAAACCGTTCCTTCTCCTGGGGGAGCGTCTCGGCGCCTTCCTCGGCCAGCTTCTGAACGCCCCGGTGAAGGAGCTCAAGGTCGAGTATCACGGCGAAGTGGGGAAGCTGGCCACCGCCCCGGTCACGATCTCGGTGCTCAAGGGGCTGCTCCAGTACCAGACCGAGGAAGTGAACCTGGTGAACGCCCGGATGGTGGCGGAGGAGCGGGGGATCAAGGTGAGCGAGGCGAAGGCCCCGAAGTCCGATCCGTACGCCAGCCTGCTGCGGGTCATCGCGGTGACGGAAAAGGGGGAGCTGTCCGTTTCCGGCACCGTGTTCGCCGGGGCCCCCAAGGTCGTCCAGATCGACGCGTTCCTGATCGAGGCGGACCTCGCGGGGGGGATCCTGATGCTCCAGAACCAGGACGTCCCCGGCGTCGTCGGCCGCGTCGGCACGTTCCTGGGGGAGAAGGGGATCAACATCGCCGGCCTGCAGCTCGGCCGGAAGGAGGTCGGCGGTACCGCCGTGTCGCTCATCAACGTGGACAACGCGGTGCCGGAAAACGTCCTGGCGCAGCTCCGGAAACTGCCCAACATCACCGCGGCGAACTACCTGACCTTCTAG